From Daucus carota subsp. sativus chromosome 6, DH1 v3.0, whole genome shotgun sequence:
ATAAGTTGATGTCAGAGTTAGGTGATATTTgtgtaataataaatgaaaaaaaaaattaatgattattatattaaatagtaTTCTCTTCGCACCCTTCACAATTGTTTATACAatttttgaactttttcacaatatataaacaagataattttatataatagttttttgtaatttttatgttatgcaGAATTCGaactttaaaattatatataaaacaaaacaaaaatatttaatttgataaatatggGAAGGGGGTAATAGTTGTTACAGTTGACAACACAAGTAACCTAATCATCAAGTTGTTAAAATGTCAAGAGTGACAGCTAGAGTGTATTAGTATATTGCATATGAAACAAAACTAATTATTTAAACCAACTCAGCAGTTTTATGATGTGTTGTTAATCAGCTCTTATGAATGGAAGATAGTGAAGTAAGAATCCAAGAAGAGAAAAGGACTTGGCTTAATTGCTTTGCTTGTACTCATACTTGATAAACTTATGTTCTTTGTATTTTAATCATTTTGTGCATTAACAAAGGAAATACAGGGGTTAAAtgacataataataattaaactcaCCTTCAAATTGTAACCGGGTCATTATACTCAAAAAGTTAGCAGTCGACTAATTACACtaattaaatttgtaatcaGGTTATTACACTGAAACTTATGTTACCAAGCATTGTTGTAGTATTATGACTTTGCTTTTGCTTTCAGTACTGCAGTTTTTAATGAAATGGTATTGAACTCTTATTTTGCACTTTTGAgttaaattttaagttttattttgatACCTTGTCCGCaagaaatttcatttttaagtATAAAAAGTCAGTTTAAGAACTAAAAATATGTCTGTTCAATGTGcttgtgtttatttttatttgtcttGGTTATTGCAGAAAGGCATTCATTAATATCTGCTGCAGCTGCAACTTTCTCCCAATGAATACTTCCAAACTATTAGAACTGAATCCTAAACatatatttacataatattGCATTGGCACAAGACAATAAACAGGGAATTGAATGATATAACTGATGCAGCTAAAAGGATCCGGTTATCTAGAAATTTTTCTGGTCTGTCTATGTTTGATAAGAGGCTGCAGTTCATTGCTGAAGTTTGTATCTTCCACAGCTAGTGTAGCATTTTAGATACACTTCAAAAAAATTGCAATGGTGTTTCATCTGTCTTGGTGTAGCTATTTGACCATCCTCTTTCTGGAAATGATTTATATTAGAGAGTGATGCACAATTTATACTTCTGGATGTATGAAACTTTTACATGAGCCTATAATTCACCACATGAATTTAAGATTTGTTCTCAAGTCTTGACGAATTTGTTTTCTTTCCCTAAGTTTCAATCTCttgttttattaaaaagaactagcctttaacccgtgcgaagcacgggcggatatagtattcgtaatttattaattataatttaaattttaacatcatcttattagtattttagtattaatgaattagattttaaccagattatatttaccaactgattacattttttggacgactacgaattataccaatatcgatttattatagtatagtatataaataatatatacattatatttaaaaaaataatggtggagttttttatcttgtattacatcacaagtgtttgtaatttgaacggtataaaactctttaatatcgtaagagtaagagaagtaCATGTCACCGACTTGTAGTTATCAAGAAGATGATCGAACCAatattttgtacgactacaaattaaacctatgttgacttattatattatagtatagatggcCGAGAGCAAACTAATCATGAATATTTAAAATGTAGGAACTTCctttaatatatgtttaatgCATATTAAATGACTTTGGATATACTCGTCATCTGCATATACTTGCGGTAATCGATTTATCGGTCATTGTTATACTCACTTGTTAGGATCACATCCACTATAAATTGACGTTAATCAAACACCATAACAAGCACAAAAGTGagaacacaaacaattaacGTGAAAACCCCTCGAGGGAGTGTAAAACCACCAATCCACTATACACgaatgtattacaagattggaGTCGCTTCCTCACTCAACACTCTTGAATACAAACCCCTCAACTTGATGACAAAAGTTCTCTTGTGTATCTCTCACACAACTCTCTAACTTTTGCAATACATAAAACTCctacaaataactatatttataggcaCCCCAAATATTCTAATCCTAATCTACTTCAAAttctatttatgataattaccatCTTTTCCTATCTTGGATAGAAATCCTTCTATAATTAATATTCTACCAAGAATCGGTTTACcccaattatcataaataaaataccTTCTCAGATTAGGATTCTTGACTTAATTAGGAATTCGGGACGGAACCCAACAAATCCTCCCTCGGCTCGAATTCCCTAAAACTTCAACTGAATCCGagaatctcacctttttctcgGTCTTCATCTTCGTTGCTCCATCATCTAAACAATAGATGTTCTTCTTATTCGTCACCCCTTGTAGAATCAAGCTTTTTCCTAATACACCTTGCAACTTCGCCCTTGTCCAACGAATCTGTACCCTCGTGATGCCAACACGCTCAAAGACAACACATTCTTTGACGCATCTGGTACATATCTCACATTGAGAGCTTTCTTGATTGTACCATCATGGAATTTAAGACAAACAGTTCCAAAGCCTTGAACCTTCATCTTCACATCATTCCCCACAATGATATTACCAAGATATTCATCCGTGCATAAAGTCTCAAACATCGCTCGATCCCTACATATGTGCATGGAAGCCACAGAATCCATCACCCAATCTGATTTATTCATCACCGAATCAATAATGGCATCATCATTCTCCACCAAAAACTCTCCATCCTCGATCACATGTGTAGAGTGCGCATCTTCAACTATGTTCTTTCCCTTCATCTCTTTAAAGGATCTCAAGTCTTCTTTAAAGTTCAGATGGAACATCTGCATATGATCCATTTCACCATAATAATAGCACTCAACAGTGCTCATATCCTTCTTACTCGGCCGAGATTTACTTCTTCCTTGTGGGTCATTGCGCGCATGACTCCTCCCTCTTTCAGCACTTTGGACAGCTAAAATCGTCTCATCACATTGAGAAACAGCATCCTTTGTCATCCTCTCATTATCTCTTAGCGTTGTTAACACATCATCAAGCGTAAGAGATGTCCTCCCCACTAACAACGTTtgcttaaaatatttgaaagactTCGGTAATAATGACAACATCAACATATCTTATTCCTCGTCTTTCATCGACTCATCAACATTAGCTAGATGACATACCAGCTGATTAAAACAACTAATGTGATCATGGAGATTACCTTCTTCATCCAGTTTTAATGAGTACAACTCCATCTTCAAATTAAGTCGGTTGGTCAACGACTTCGAAGCGTATATGCTTGCTAACTTGTCCCATATCTCCTTCGGTGTCGAATCCTTCAACACGTTATATCTCACTTCGGGTGCAAGTGCCAGCCAGATTGTACTCGCCGCTCTCTTCTGGATTTTAGCCCAATCTGTATCACTCATCTCTTTTGGCTTCGTCTTCTCCAAGGCATCATCAAGTCCTTGTTGAATTAACACATTTTTGACGGTTAATTGCCACATAGTGAAATCCGTCTTCCCATCATACTTGGGTGCATCAATCCTCAATGATTTCAGATCCTCCATCAAGCCAATAAAATCAACTCAAGACCAACTAACAACGCAAACAGCCTACTTCGTGATTGCCTCCTCCTTAACGTCGAATCTAATCCTCGAACCTGAGCTCTTGATACCAGATTGTTAGGATCGCATCCACTATAGATTGGCgttaatcaaacacaataacaagcacgaaagtaagaacacaaacaattaacGTGGAAACCCCTCAAGAGAGGGTAAAACCaccaatttattatatatgaatgtattacaagattggaGTCGTTCCCTCACTCAACACTCTTGAATACAAACCCCTCGACTTGATCACAAAAGTTTCTTGTGTATCTCTCACACAACTCTCTAACTTTTGCAATACATAAAACTCctacaaataactatatttataggcaCCCCAAATATTCTAATCCTAATCGACTTCAAAttctatttatgataattaccatCTTTTCCTATCTTGGATAGAAATCCTTCTATAATTAATATTCTACCAAGAATCAGATTACCCTagttatcataaataaaataccTTCTCAGATTAGGATTCTTGACTTAATTAGGAATTCGGGAGGGAACCCAACATGTTGATCACCCATTCAAGATTCAATTGATGAAAATAAGGTCACCACTTTCTAGAAACTTCCTCCTCTTGCATTAACCATTCGGTTGTTCCCGAGCCTCATACTCGTTCTCATTCACCAACATGAACCCTTCCCCAATATAGCCTAATTCCATGTCCAAGTGTCATATTTCCCTTACTCGGTCAAAGAGTTTGTAAATTTTGACTGGGCGCTCATTTGTGACTGTTCCATCCTCTGTCAAAAACCTAGCCTATCTATACTCGCTAGCCATTACAAACCTTTTTCAAGGACCATATTCTTATCTTTGAAGCGCTAGTTTAGCTGTTCAATTATCCTGGGATGACGCTTGTCTATAAACCAATGACAATCCTCCCATTTCATAACTGCTTTCCCAGCCTCAGTTTCAGGTTtcatgttattttttatttcccCATAAGCTGCTTGGAAAACCTAGTAGTATTGTCCAAAGTTCATTTGCTATGTGGTTGCAATGATCTACCGTGCCCAATACCATCTCTATGATGCGCCTTCCATGGTTGTCGATGACTACCCCTACTCCAGTAGTGTTTTCGTTGTATAGCAGCTGAACATTGAGGACCACATGCACATTCACTCTGACAAATCTTGGGATCTGGAAAATCATGCTTGCTCCATGCTGAAACTATCTTTACAGGAGAAGATGTATATAAACTATTGGAGGGGAAAGGGGGTTAATATAGACCTTCATGATTAAACGAGCATGCCTTGTCATTTACCCAATGAATCCAAATTCAAACTCCCACCCTTCCATTGGCGCGGTTATATATAAGACTCCTTGAAAACGCGAAAGCAATTAATTTTGCTTGCTGGGTTTTAAAATTTGACACAACTTAACtccttttaattattattttttctctaattttttttttgaactgtGAAATAAGTGAGATATTTCTATTGAATAAGAATGATACATGCCATCTGTCAATTTATGTTAGAACCATCCatgcaatattattttattcctTCTAGTACCTTGTTTGGTTAGCTCATGTGCTGCAATCAGGTTTTGCTCTAGGCGAGTAGCATAGTTTGATAGTCGAATTTTCTATCAACTTCCTGTAGTCGTGATCATTTATTAATTCTTTTATTCCTGCACGCTGACTTTGTAGCTCATTTACTAAATCTAGGCAATCCCTCATAATTTGCAAACTTCATTGAAGGGTAATTTGGTTGGAGAATGCCttagaaataaaaatgatgGCCTTTCTCTCAGTTTTCACGGGAGATGTTGCTTTGGATGGTCCTGAAAACACAAATAAGAGGTTCCCATCCCCGTGTAGAATGCACCCTCTTATACCAGCTTTTGTATTGATTTAAGATGCTTTCCCCGAATCATCTGTATATGCAACAAATTCAACATTCCACCATACTAAATCTTCATACAGTCCTCTTTTCCTATGTAACGAACCTGCTCCAACGGGATTAATTAACCAAGTACTGAATAACTCTTGGTCAAATGATAGCTTAACTTTCAACCATTAAAATGACTTGAATTTGATGAGCTCATATGTGGTTCTGAGAAGTTCCCACTTGTTGTTAAATAGGGCCGTTAATCGATACGGACTATGTGGTGTCTCGGCTTATATCTGGCTCGAAAATATAATACATGTCTCGTATCCGTTTCAAAAACGATCCAGACttggcggaaaaattaagcctAGTTAATATATGATCCCAGATATGAGCACTCACTCTTGTACACGCTCAGATTAGGTCTCATATATTTTTTcgtaatatgatcctacccgaattagagatgcacaaaagatctgttcgggtcagatccagaccgggccaaaaaaatccggatttttttgaaaccagatcgggccgggcttttttaaaaatcgggccgggccgggccgggctttcccaaaaatactaggcctggtttagttataaaaagcccggatttttcaaaaatccggattttatctggattttttagaaaatactaggtctgttttaggccctcggaccgggccgggccagaccgggtttttttcggatcgggtttttcagatttttttccagatcggatcggatcggatttcagatttcagattttttgaacatctctaaCCCGAATACCCGAATATGATCCATGATTCATATTCAATTCGAACTCAtatatagattatatttttaatccattacatttgtaaataaatagtcatcatttaataaaattttgatatcttATGTAAGTTtaaatcttcataaaatataatttattcactgtgataatatttattatcttcatatatatttaattaattatatatacctACATATAATTGTAAGTTTAAATTTAAAGTTATTAAATTgtataattttatgtttatttagattaaatgataattatttgaataattgaaataaataatattatttaatgttaGTGGATTATATCCGACTCATATTCggtggatcataaactacccacttaaaaaatagaaaatatggtactggatcatattcggttaagATCTGGACCTCAATTACTCGAGATTGGTTTAAATCCGAATAAAATGATCAgcacccaaatctggacaaattaaaaatgatatgaTCTGATACTCGAATAGAGGGGTACCCGTatcattttactttttttttttgagagaacCGTATCATTTTACTTGTTAAATATTAGTTTGTTTCTTCACAGCCACAGTAACGATAATGTCGAAGCCATAATTGTTCTCCACACTTTTGCCATAAGTTTGCCCTTAAAAATTGTCAATTTCTCCCAAAGATTACTCCCTAGTCTTTTTCTTTTAGCACCATTCAAAGATCACTAGTTAGCTATCATGTTCCATAATAATTTAGCCTTCAGACTGCTCCAAAATATATGATTAGTAGTTTCTACTATTCCTCTACGCTTCGGTATTTAACTCTTATATTCATACCAAGTTTGGAATACAATGTTTTTGTAGAAGGAAGAATATCAGACTCCAATTTCCCGTGGAAATTTTGGATCTTatgtaaaaatttaaacttcTGTATTGCTTTCTACTTTTCTGTGAATTGCAGATCCTGTACTCCTAATTGTTCTTGACAAATCTTTGAGGAGTAATCTACATTATTTAGCTTTCAAATCACCTTATTATTagtgttatatattttaatcccTTCTTAATTTCCTCTAGTCCATTTGCATGATCTTGTTCCCATATTTTTAATGGTCTCAACCATTTATCCCTTATTGGTAGATTAATAATCCaacttttttttacttttttaatacTCTTTCCTCTTTAAAGAGATAGCCTgtacaatattttaaattttttatttagtggACCATCAGATGTCTAATGATCCCCCAAAAAGAACTTTTTACTTTCATCTCCAACCCTTCACCAGAATTGTTGGATTGATACCAAACTTATCCTATAGGTTTCAGACTCTCCAATCTttcattatttttgataataatctTTGGCCCATCCTCTGCTCAATTTCTTTATAACTGCTAAGTGAATATTTATCTATGATCACATTTCTCCAGAATTTGCTCATGTTTGAGTGCTATTTCCACCATCATTTACCTAGCATGACAATGTTTCTTCTGTCAATTCTTACTCGGCTAGACCACCTTTTTTCTTATATAGACATTCGACTCCATTTCATGAGAGATGTGATTTCTTATTTACCCGTGCCAATAAGTTGGAAGATTATTCACTATAGATTTTAGTAATGTTGATCTACCCGTCATTTTAAGACATTTTTCTTTCCAGCTTGCTATTACAAATTTTATTCAGTCAAGATGACCAGAATCCTTCTATTCGAGGGTTGGCTCCAATTGATGCTCCTACATAGGTGAATGGGAACTTACCTGGTGAGCATCCTAACAGACTATTCCACTCTTTTATGGTCTTCTAAAGTGAACTCTTAGAGACATTAATCTTTAGTTCTCAAGTAAGATAAATGCATTGTAGTAtccttttaaaaattatgaattaacaaatttcaaaatgatatgaactgaaaaatattttataataaatttttaaaatttttaatatcttaCATATTAATCCAAATTATGTTtgataatatatcatattctaaATTCTAGATTTCAAATTACATAATATGAGTTGTCCTTTCAAATTCTAAGATCTATGCTAGTATTTGAATGTATTGACTTCCGAATGTgatcaaattcaattttttattcaaatatgtgATTTACTCAAATATGAGATTTCAAAGAAACTTTGAGACACTATATttcagtataatatttttttggaaaataagtattagtataaaactaaaaattagcttaagttatgaatttatgtacgatcaaaaatgaaaaatattttgtgaaaaaaaaaaggaataattctttgatatttaattttccCCGGTTAAAATGGTTAATATAGACGAACAAAGCTGCAAAAACCCGAGTAAAACCCTCAAACACCATGAACAAGAACCTCCTAAAAGTTGCATCTTTAGCAATCTCCAATTGCAGGCTTCTATCATCACCTAAAATTATACACACACCTATACATACAGCTTCATCACACTTCTTGTATCTCAGATGCTTCACTTCTAAGAACATCAAAAGCCCAGATCAGCTTCCTTCTgagtcgggttcgggtcgaacCAAGAGCCCAGATGTTGAAGATTGTAGCAAAGAAGGTATTTTTATTGCTTTTTGTTGCATTTTTGTGAAGCCCTCTTGGTTGGTTTCTGTAAAAATGTGTCTTCTATTGTTTCTTGAAAATGGGTATTTGTTATGGGGATGATCTTGTTGTTATAAGTAAAGTGTTTGagttatgtgtgtgtatttggcATTCTCTTAGCTTGGTTCGTGTTTGTAAATGGGTCGATTTTATGTGGGTTTTATATCTACTAAATTTATTTAGAGTATGGGTAAAGGAATAAAAAACTGATCGAATTGTGTCCTGTCATTTTAGACCTTTTAGGTTGATTGGTGCCTGTAAATGGGTCGATTTTACGTCGTTCTAAAATATACTAAAATAGGTAGAGTAATCAAAAATTGATCGAGTCGTGTCGGTGATTTGAAAGCTTTGTTACTGTAAAATCGAGTATGTTCCAATCCTGTTCTAAGTCAAGACTCGAAGTAGACATTTTCACTCCTATGCTGTTGTTCTAAATAACTTTTAAAATGTTAGTAAGTTTGGGTACCATACAGAGTAAATACTGTGGCTTTGTGATTCTAGATGCAGTAGAAGACTGAACAAACACTTGGGACGGTTAGTCGATTAGATAGTTGAAACTGATAAGTTGATGCTTTGCAATTTACAGCATAACTTGTATGAGTAATTTGGGACTtacattttgtttaaaaaaagataaaaaaatttctttactGCAAGGAACAAGCTGTTGTTACTTGTTAGAGACTAGGACAGTTGGTTAAAAGGAGATGAAAATGAGAAACTATTCATTAAATTAGAAAGATTCGTTGTGCAACAACACACATAGTAGTTAACTAATTGTGTTTAAAATCATGGATTATGCCTAGACTATATTCCCCATGGTCAGTGGCGGATTTAGAATTTTACCATGGAGGGGGCTTcattagtattaaaaaaattactgaaGTTGAATCTTGCGGAAGGGGAGGGAAGAAGTGAAGCACTGAACTACTGAAGTCGAGCGGCAGAGCACTATCTTTTCCTTTTAATTCATTCACTTTACCAGCACCAGCGAGAGAGCAGTAGGTGTAGTGTAGTAGATTATTTAATCAATGGTTGGGCTTGCGATAAAAATGGACGGGTTCAAAATTATCGGGGTGggctcatttataaaaaattcacaaattttaaaaagaaaactgAAGCTGTTATGGACTAGGGGTGGGCTGAAGCCCCCTGAGGACACCATATAAATCCACAACTGCCCATGATACAGAATATATCACCAACCTTATACTCTTATACAGCTCTCTTATCAAGTACAACCCTTTCACAGTAGTATAATGCAGTCCTGCCTAAAGTTCCACAGGACTCAAGTAACAATACAGTTATAGTTTGTGTTTATATTTTCTAAGGCAATGTAAACTTTGGGAGACAGACCCTCCAGTGCTCTTAATAAAGGTTATTCAGTTAGTTCTACTGATCTAGTATCGAATACTTTGCTTTGTTAATCATTTATAACTTCATATCCAGTTTAGTCATGCAACTGGTTACTTATCAATGTAAATTAGTATTCAATTTTATCAGATTGCCGTGCATTTTCACTTTGGATTAAAGGCAAgacacataaaaaatatatttatgatcaaataattatatatttatataatatgttattatataatgtttataatgttatattaaatttattttcactttgGGTACAAGGCAagacacataaaaattatatttataatctaataattatatatttatataatatgttattatataaTGTTTACAACGTTATATTGAATTGTATCTggatataaatttatgtaaggtaactattttatgtatttattataaatatcacatattcgagcatttgaatattaaaataataaagatgCATTAATATGGAGTCAAATTCTGTTATATTTACCGAAAATATTACACGAATATCCTGGTTGGTACATCACACAACACTACATAATTGGCAATTCTACTTTAATGTCATATCTCTGGCTCTGTAGCAGTTCCTTCTCATGatgtcagaaaatttaaatttctgcaACTGtatcaagtatatatataaatcaaaccAACAAGGATTAAATATTGAAGTACCAATAGAGGTCATAGGCCCTACATTGGAGTACTTCAAATTACACTGAAGTAATATCTAGAAGAAGTATAATATAGCTAGCCAGGGGTGGAGTCACTCTGGTTACCGAGTAGGGCACCGCTCACTGTGAAATTCCGAGCTGAATAGCAGatagtttatatttaaatgaaaattttacgtTATATATTGCTATTATTATTTCTAGAATATTGGCTTTGTAATTGCAGCTAAAGTGTATAGACTTTTTAACATTTATCTGAAATTCAAACTGTATTTAGATCTTAAGTTTCCTTTTCGCTGAATGAGTCTTATATTGAGTTGTAAGTATTATGTTATTAATACTTGATAAGAAGGCATCTGAAAATGTGAATTCAGTAATTGATGATGAGCCCAGATAGCCAGAAGTTCTCTCTTTTAAGCAAGTAAATTGGTGCAGGACAGATAGTAGAAACAGTGATATATGGAACAAAATGATATACAATAGAACTTGTGTGGAGTAACTGTAGAAAATCGTGAGAGAAACTATGGATCACAACACAAGAAGAGACTAACTtctatatatcaaatatattcgTCAGACATAATATGTGAAGATTACAATACTTATAAAGGGTATAGCAATCCCAATAGAAACTCCTGATGGACTAAGGCCAATcagaatttttaataatttttacatgTTGATAATCTACTAGCTCCACATAAACAtatatgtaatatgtaaatatactAATTTCTCTACTAAATGTTACTACTATAAACTAATTCCCCGTAAATAAGTATGTAGCATGTCACTTGCTTCAATGTTTCCCTTTTAAATGAGTCAATAATTATAGAACATTAGAACGCATTGTGCTCATGTATTCCTAACTTGCATATATGCCAATTCTTGCGTAATGCTATGTAGTATGTGGTTAACTCTTTAAAAAATTGCGTTTCTTTGTCGGTGCTGATTATATTCGGCATTGGTTTTGTAGTACTAAAAGCACAGATAGAAAGATATCTTGCGGGTGATGCAGAAGCAATACCTGACATATTCGAGGGGATTATGAGAAGAAAGTTAGCAGGAACACATGAAGAGTCGGATGATGAATTAATGCAAGACATTAGACAGATTCCAATTAATAGCGCCATGGACAAAGATGTCAGTGATGAAGACACAAGCGATGAAGACACAAGTGATGGGGATAGCAGTGATGCTGATAACATTGGTGCCATGACTCCCGACTCAGATGCAGATGAATTTTACAAGAGTGAGTAATCTAAAGCTAGTATAAACAACATTTGGTACTTTGAGTTGCTTACAGAACTCAGTAGTGGACTAGTGGCCTTCCATTTGCTGTTCTGCTGGAAATCCGGGTTAATGCCATTGTAGGTGcttgattttattgttttttctcaattatataaaaaagctGAGAGTGTACGAGGGGTTAGATTCATGATCATAAATCATGCACCGCACCTCCACCACCAAAATTACTCCTGTTaacttcattttttttcctttatggTCAGTTTGTCGCTGCAGTATGTGTATGTTGCTTCTTTTGTTGGCCAATTTCAACTAAATCAACAGATATCACCATAGATTTCACTTATTGGATCTGGATCTG
This genomic window contains:
- the LOC108225563 gene encoding uncharacterized protein LOC108225563, coding for MNKNLLKVASLAISNCRLLSSPKIIHTPIHTASSHFLYLRCFTSKNIKSPDQLPSESGSGRTKSPDVEDCSKEVLKAQIERYLAGDAEAIPDIFEGIMRRKLAGTHEESDDELMQDIRQIPINSAMDKDVSDEDTSDEDTSDGDSSDADNIGAMTPDSDADEFYKSE